One window of Akkermansia biwaensis genomic DNA carries:
- a CDS encoding M28 family metallopeptidase has translation MMPRIGLLFLTALLVQCGNPEKTREAHPETIPAQLQETDDFHGSNCMYHAARITDMGDRRPSSPGYRKQLDYLKGELFKHGWECEEQAFEAPTPQGQTQFVNLRARYGKNPDFKTPVRGLLTCHIDTKTGIPDFTGANDGASAAAAILETARILSRDPARAGQLELVFFDGEESFSPHIDNDDGLYGSKFYAASLPRPLPEWMVNLDMVGRQGKKIRIPAMTPQSMYRVYSRAIRELGYSPAEWGVSAYGIMDDHVPFMELGMDTLNLIDDFQDGNWWHTSRDNMEILGADSFKSTGEMTLHILRQLLPAPPST, from the coding sequence ATGATGCCCCGCATTGGACTCCTCTTCCTGACAGCTCTGTTGGTGCAGTGCGGCAATCCTGAAAAAACTCGGGAAGCCCATCCGGAGACCATACCCGCCCAATTGCAGGAGACAGACGATTTCCATGGCAGCAATTGCATGTACCATGCCGCACGGATTACGGATATGGGCGACAGAAGGCCGTCTTCCCCCGGCTACCGCAAGCAGCTGGACTACCTGAAAGGGGAGCTTTTCAAGCATGGCTGGGAATGCGAGGAACAGGCTTTTGAAGCGCCGACTCCGCAAGGACAAACCCAATTCGTCAATCTGCGGGCCCGCTACGGGAAAAATCCGGATTTCAAGACTCCGGTCCGCGGGTTGCTGACCTGCCATATTGACACCAAAACGGGCATTCCCGACTTTACCGGAGCCAATGATGGAGCTTCCGCCGCAGCCGCCATTCTGGAAACGGCCCGCATCCTCTCCCGGGATCCGGCACGCGCCGGACAGCTGGAACTGGTGTTTTTCGACGGAGAGGAAAGCTTTTCCCCGCACATTGACAACGATGACGGCCTGTACGGCTCCAAATTTTATGCGGCCTCTCTGCCGAGGCCGCTGCCGGAGTGGATGGTAAACCTGGACATGGTGGGCCGGCAGGGTAAAAAGATCAGGATTCCGGCCATGACGCCCCAGTCCATGTACCGGGTTTATTCCCGTGCCATTCGCGAACTGGGCTATTCCCCAGCGGAATGGGGAGTCTCCGCCTACGGCATCATGGACGACCACGTTCCCTTCATGGAACTGGGCATGGATACGCTGAACCTGATTGACGATTTCCAGGACGGCAACTGGTGGCACACCTCCAGAGACAACATGGAAATTCTGGGGGCGGATTCCTTCAAAAGCACCGGAGAAATGACGCTGCACATCCTGCGCCAGCTGCTGCCCGCGCCTCCTTCTACCTGA
- a CDS encoding ParB/RepB/Spo0J family partition protein: MAKPALGKGFDALINQNLSRESLATPQAGDVVHQLSHASIIPSSLQPRAIFTPEQLAELVDSIKEHGIIQPLIVRKTDDNKYELIAGERRWRASGILGLSTVPAIIRKATDKDVLELALIENLQRENLSPLEEAAGYMRLKAEFKMKQGDIAKRVGKSRAAVANSMRLLDLPRAVQDMLGNSFISVGHAKVLLSLKNQDQQIQLGRDIVNKGYTVRQTEKAIQKLLNPPDPAPPRKPSSPQYKKISGVLAKQFGTPVSISEQGGKGSIEITFSSKSEFTRILELLGQDEWSDS; encoded by the coding sequence ATGGCAAAACCGGCTCTGGGGAAAGGCTTTGACGCCCTCATCAATCAAAATCTGTCTCGTGAATCCTTGGCAACTCCCCAGGCGGGAGACGTCGTGCATCAGTTGTCCCATGCCTCCATCATCCCCAGTTCGCTCCAGCCGCGCGCCATTTTCACGCCAGAGCAATTGGCGGAACTGGTGGATTCCATCAAGGAACACGGCATCATCCAGCCCCTGATCGTCCGCAAAACGGACGACAACAAGTACGAGCTGATCGCCGGGGAACGGCGCTGGCGCGCTTCCGGCATTCTGGGGCTTTCCACCGTACCCGCCATCATCCGGAAGGCCACGGACAAGGACGTGCTGGAACTGGCGCTGATTGAAAACCTCCAGCGCGAAAACCTGAGTCCGCTGGAAGAGGCCGCCGGCTATATGCGCCTGAAAGCGGAATTCAAGATGAAGCAAGGAGACATCGCCAAACGGGTGGGCAAATCCCGCGCGGCCGTAGCCAACAGCATGCGCCTTCTGGACCTGCCGCGGGCCGTCCAGGACATGCTGGGCAATTCCTTCATCAGCGTGGGGCATGCCAAGGTACTTCTTTCCCTGAAGAATCAGGACCAGCAGATCCAGCTTGGCCGCGACATCGTGAACAAAGGCTACACCGTCCGCCAGACGGAAAAGGCCATTCAGAAACTTCTCAATCCGCCTGATCCGGCCCCTCCCAGGAAGCCTTCTTCACCACAGTACAAGAAAATTTCCGGGGTGCTGGCCAAGCAGTTCGGAACGCCGGTAAGCATTTCTGAACAGGGAGGCAAGGGCTCTATCGAGATCACTTTTTCCAGCAAGTCCGAATTTACCCGTATCCTGGAACTTCTGGGCCAGGATGAATGGTCTGATTCCTGA
- a CDS encoding ferrous iron transporter B encodes MWRARLDAILMHKVWGSLIFLGLVYLIFFLSFAIGDPLVRLIQTGTQMFSIWACRLLEPWPGLQSLLGEGVVGGVGGVLAFLPNVVLLFGAITVLENSGYMMRVSRLMSRIMKIMGLNGNSFAPLLLGFGCSVPAILSTRRIEGRNDRLVTIAILPMMSCAGRLPIYMMFVSALFPSHLQATVLFGIYAAGILLALLCARLLKNTFFKTVQRDAPHRLKRLRIPSLRKVGLLMWSRAFMYVRKAGTFILGASIILWFLNTYPRPEEGTAENAAAAMEHSYAGQIGHWMEPVTRVAGFDWKVNSALLGAFAAKEIFVTQMGILYAVQDGDSGPEAQQTLNTRLKASYTPLQGISIMIFCLIALPCIGTVTVAKREAGTWWFALAQFAGLTVMGFVTATVVYQVGLLL; translated from the coding sequence ATGTGGAGAGCAAGACTGGACGCCATACTGATGCACAAGGTGTGGGGATCGCTCATTTTCCTGGGCCTGGTTTATCTCATTTTCTTTTTGAGCTTTGCCATCGGCGACCCTCTTGTCAGACTGATCCAGACGGGAACGCAAATGTTCAGCATCTGGGCATGCCGCCTGCTGGAGCCGTGGCCCGGCTTGCAGTCTCTTCTGGGAGAGGGCGTGGTAGGCGGTGTAGGCGGCGTTCTGGCCTTCCTGCCCAATGTGGTCCTTCTCTTCGGAGCGATCACGGTGCTGGAAAACAGCGGCTACATGATGAGGGTCTCGCGCCTCATGAGCCGCATCATGAAAATCATGGGGCTGAACGGCAACAGTTTTGCCCCCCTTTTACTGGGATTCGGCTGTTCAGTGCCCGCCATTCTTTCCACCAGGAGGATTGAGGGGCGCAATGACCGCCTTGTCACCATCGCCATACTTCCCATGATGAGCTGCGCGGGACGGCTTCCCATCTACATGATGTTCGTTTCCGCCCTGTTTCCTTCCCATCTCCAAGCCACCGTTCTGTTTGGAATTTACGCCGCCGGCATCCTGCTGGCGCTTTTATGCGCCCGGCTGCTGAAAAACACCTTTTTCAAGACCGTGCAGCGGGACGCGCCCCATCGCCTGAAACGGCTGCGCATTCCTTCCCTGCGGAAAGTAGGGCTGCTCATGTGGTCGCGCGCCTTCATGTATGTGAGAAAAGCGGGCACCTTTATCCTCGGAGCTTCCATCATCCTGTGGTTCCTCAATACTTACCCCAGGCCGGAAGAAGGAACCGCGGAGAACGCGGCCGCGGCCATGGAGCATTCCTACGCCGGACAAATAGGTCACTGGATGGAACCCGTCACCAGGGTAGCGGGATTTGACTGGAAGGTGAATTCCGCGCTTTTGGGAGCCTTCGCGGCCAAGGAGATTTTCGTCACGCAAATGGGGATTCTCTACGCCGTGCAGGACGGGGATTCCGGTCCGGAAGCCCAGCAAACCCTGAACACCCGGCTAAAAGCCAGTTATACTCCGTTGCAGGGTATCAGCATCATGATTTTCTGCCTGATCGCCCTGCCTTGCATAGGAACAGTGACCGTCGCCAAGCGCGAAGCCGGCACCTGGTGGTTTGCCCTGGCGCAATTCGCAGGTCTTACTGTGATGGGCTTTGTGACGGCTACCGTCGTCTATCAGGTAGGATTGCTTCTGTAA
- a CDS encoding DNA gyrase/topoisomerase IV subunit A, whose translation MTQPAHIAPASQSVEGMYADYFLDYASYVILERAVPKINDGFKPVQRRILHAMDRLDDGRYNKVANIVGDTMKFHPHGDRSIADALVGLGQKNLLIDTQGNWGNILTGDPAAASRYIEARFTPFARDVVFSPKVTEWQLSYDGRNKEPVSLPVKFPLLLAQGAEGIAVGLSSKILPHNFNELIDASIAHLRGQEFQLLPDFPTGGIMDATNYRDGERGTGRVRIRARILTESKKLLRITEIPFGVTTEILIDTIVSAAEKGKIKIARIEDNTAQHVDILVHLPAGVDPEQTKKALFAFSACEVSVSPNACVIVEDKPRFMRISDILRYNTDATKETLRQEQEIRLQELNAAWHQASLEKIFIENRIYLTIEDCETWEEVLETIDRELQPFARKLRSPITRDDLIRLTEIKIKRISKFDAFKADQHIQQLEADIDQTQKNLNQLTRFTIRWFESLRKKYGASYPRKTEISSFGSVDRAQVAVANETLYIDEEGFAGFGVKKGNPVCKCSTLDDVLIVDNAGVLKIVRIQDKFFAGKNPLYISIIKKDDDPVFNLIYRDGKDGPVYAKRFRIGGFTRDKEYPLTRGTKGTRIFHFSVHETEQDSEQISVNVYLKAVLKLRNLIRPFHFADLRIKNRGAQGNIITRHPVERVSRIMPTAKTGNETTEEESSALAGAPESAESASVPAEKPQPQDDAPPSPDSSAEPPLEQGSLFDA comes from the coding sequence GTGACTCAACCCGCCCACATCGCACCCGCGAGCCAGTCCGTGGAAGGCATGTATGCCGACTACTTTCTGGATTACGCCTCCTACGTTATTCTGGAACGGGCCGTGCCGAAAATCAATGACGGGTTCAAGCCCGTTCAGCGCCGCATCCTGCATGCCATGGACCGGCTGGATGACGGGCGCTACAATAAAGTAGCCAATATCGTCGGGGATACGATGAAATTCCATCCGCACGGGGACAGGTCCATCGCGGACGCCCTGGTAGGTCTGGGCCAGAAAAACCTGCTCATCGACACCCAGGGGAACTGGGGGAATATTCTGACGGGAGACCCCGCGGCGGCTTCCCGATACATTGAAGCCCGCTTCACGCCCTTTGCCCGCGACGTGGTGTTCAGCCCCAAAGTCACGGAATGGCAGCTTTCCTATGACGGCAGGAACAAGGAGCCCGTGAGCCTGCCCGTCAAATTTCCTCTTCTGCTTGCGCAGGGGGCGGAGGGTATTGCCGTGGGTCTTTCCAGCAAAATCCTTCCCCACAATTTCAACGAATTGATTGACGCTTCCATCGCCCACCTGAGGGGGCAGGAATTCCAGCTTCTGCCGGATTTCCCCACAGGGGGAATCATGGATGCCACCAATTACCGCGACGGGGAGCGAGGCACGGGCCGGGTGCGGATACGGGCGCGCATTCTCACGGAATCAAAAAAACTTCTCCGCATCACGGAAATCCCGTTCGGCGTCACCACGGAAATCCTGATAGATACCATCGTTTCCGCCGCGGAAAAGGGGAAAATCAAGATAGCCCGCATTGAAGACAATACGGCCCAGCACGTGGATATTCTGGTTCACCTGCCCGCCGGAGTGGATCCGGAGCAGACCAAAAAGGCGCTATTCGCCTTCTCCGCGTGTGAAGTCAGCGTCTCCCCCAACGCATGCGTCATTGTGGAAGACAAGCCCCGGTTCATGCGCATCAGCGATATCCTGCGCTACAACACGGATGCCACCAAGGAAACGTTGCGGCAGGAACAGGAAATACGCCTTCAGGAACTTAATGCGGCATGGCACCAGGCCAGCCTGGAGAAGATTTTTATTGAAAACCGCATCTATCTGACCATTGAAGACTGCGAAACATGGGAGGAAGTGCTGGAGACCATTGACAGGGAACTCCAGCCCTTCGCCAGGAAACTGCGCAGCCCCATTACCAGGGACGACCTGATCCGGCTGACGGAAATCAAAATCAAGCGTATTTCCAAATTCGACGCCTTCAAGGCCGATCAGCACATTCAGCAGTTGGAGGCGGACATCGACCAGACGCAGAAAAACCTCAACCAGCTCACCAGATTCACCATCCGCTGGTTTGAATCCCTCCGCAAAAAATACGGAGCTTCCTATCCCAGGAAGACGGAAATCTCCTCCTTTGGTTCCGTGGACCGGGCCCAGGTAGCCGTGGCCAATGAAACCCTCTATATTGACGAAGAAGGCTTCGCCGGTTTCGGCGTCAAGAAGGGAAATCCCGTGTGCAAGTGCTCCACGCTGGACGACGTCCTGATCGTGGACAATGCAGGCGTGCTGAAAATCGTGCGCATTCAGGACAAATTCTTCGCCGGAAAAAACCCTCTCTATATCTCCATCATCAAGAAGGATGACGACCCCGTCTTCAACCTGATTTACCGGGATGGAAAGGACGGCCCCGTTTACGCCAAGCGCTTCCGGATAGGAGGCTTCACCAGAGACAAGGAATACCCCCTGACACGCGGGACGAAGGGAACGCGCATCTTCCACTTTTCCGTGCATGAAACGGAACAGGACAGTGAACAAATCAGCGTGAACGTTTATCTGAAAGCCGTCCTCAAACTCCGCAACCTGATCAGGCCCTTCCATTTCGCGGACTTGCGGATCAAAAACCGCGGCGCCCAGGGCAACATCATCACCAGGCATCCGGTGGAACGCGTCTCCCGCATCATGCCTACAGCCAAAACCGGCAATGAAACCACGGAAGAGGAATCATCCGCACTTGCCGGCGCGCCGGAATCTGCGGAAAGCGCATCCGTTCCGGCAGAAAAGCCCCAACCGCAGGATGACGCTCCCCCTTCCCCGGATTCATCCGCAGAACCGCCGCTGGAACAGGGTTCCCTGTTTGACGCCTGA